The uncultured Methanoregula sp. genomic sequence TGTGCCGGGCAGTACGGGCAGAGGGCAGCATCGACATCATTGGCTTTTTCGCGAACAGGGCAATAATAGACTCCTTTTGTCAAATCCACTTTTCCCCCACCCGGGAACGGTGTTCCTGCCGGATGGCCGGGTTCATCCAGTACAAGCATGCAGTACCCGGAAAGCAGGTATTTCAGGAACCGGATATAAGGAGCATCGTACCCGGCATCCCCATGGCATTGATCTGCCACCATGGTCCAGTAGGATTGCCGATTTTCCGGAACCGGCTCATTCATGGTACGGAACGTTCCCTGCTGACTGGCAAGACGTATCCGCTGGTATGTCCCAAGCAGGTGCTCGCTTATCTTTTTTGTCAGCTGGTCGCGGTACTCGGGAGTCAGATCCTGCACCTTTGTCTCAAAGTTCCGCTTCATCCGCTGGATATCGGACGGGGAATATGCAAGGACCAGCCGGGCGATCTGCTCCCCCAGTTCGCCACGTGAAACAGCCTCCTGCAGATGCCTGCACTGTGCAGTAATGGTCTCACTTGTTGCCGGCCTGCTGAACAATCCCATGGGTAGTGCTCCTTATTGCTGCCGGATACTTGGGAGTGAGAAAATATAGGCTCTCCGGTCGGGGAAAAACTAATTGTGAAAAAAATGGCTTCCCTGAACTATCGCGGCTGTGTCAATGTATCTGATGGTTGCTGGCGACTATAGTAATACGATATCACCTGGTAGAAATCTCAGATTATTTCCCTTCAGGGATTTCTCCTGCATGGCCGGCTTTACAGGTTTCATATAGCACTTCGCACTGCACAACCATTGACCGATTTCCTTTGACCCGGTTATACCTGAAGATACCATGACATGCTTGGCTTGATGAACTATATGGCAGGGCTTTGTAACACGAAAAGATCCCATTCTCAGGAGCCGTAATCATTGATTACTGCGGCAGGTCGACTGCAAAGTAATGCACACCGCCAGCAAAAGTCCCGGATTGTCTTCTGTTTTACGGGCACCTGGTGCCAATGTGGTGCAGCAATGGTTTTTATATGCACCAGTCCTATGATTATTCATGGTGATTTGCCATGAGTGAGTGTTTTATTTGTCAATAACCTGCGTTTTTTAGATACAACATTACGGGACGGGGAACAGACTCCCGGTGTCTCGCTGAATCCTGAACAGAAACTGGAAATTGCAACAAGGCTCGCGGACATTGGTATCGATGTCATCGAAGCTGGTTCTGCTGCAGCATCTGACGGGGAGCGTAACGCAATCCGGCTGATCGCGGAAGCGGGTCTTGCACCGGAAATCTGCACGTTTGCCCGTGCCCTCCATGTTGATATTGATTTTGCTGCCGATTGCGGTGCAGACTCAATCCATCTCGTTGTCCCGGTCAGCGACCTGCATATCGCAAAAAAGATGCGGAAAACCCGTGACGAAGTAGCTGCAATGGCAATGGATGCCGTGGAGTACGCGAAAGACCGCGGGCTTATCGTGGAGCTCTCCGGAGAGGACGCATCACGGGCTGACCAGCAGTTCCTCCGCTCGCTTTTTGTAAACGGCGTGGAACACGGGGCTGACCGTCTCTGCTTCTGTGATACGGTAGGGGTGCTGACTCCGGAGAAAACAGCGGAGTTCATCCCGCCTCTTGCAAAGATCGCCCCGCTCTCCATCCACTGCCACGATGATCTCGGATTTGCCCTGACAAACACGATGGCTGCCCTGAAAGCCGGGGCCTCCTGTGCTCATGTAACGGTAAACGGACTCGGGGAGCGGGCAGGCAATACGCCGTTTGAGGAAGTAGTGATGGTACTCGAAGTGCTGTATGGCTATCCAACACGGATTCGCAAGGAGCTCATTTATCCCTTGTCCAGCCTGGTTTCCCGGCATACCGGCGTCCCGCTTGCCGTAAACAAGGCAATTGTGGGTGAGATGGCGTTTACCCACGAGAGCGGCATCCACGCACACGGGGTTATCCGCGAGCCATCCACGTATGAGTCAGTGAAACCCGAAATGGTAGGCCGCAAGCGTCGGATCGTGCTCGGCAAGCATTCCGGTACGGCATCCGTTGAGGCAGCCCTGCAGGAGATGAACTACAAGGCTGAGGAACCCCAGGTAAAAGAGATCGTCAAACGGATCAAGCAGCTGGGGGATGGCGGCAAACGGGTAACAGATGCCGATCTGATGGCCGTGGCCGACGCAGTTCTTGCGATTGAGTGCAAACCGGTCATCAAGATGCGGCAGTTCACTGCCACCTCAGGTAGTCACATGATCCCGACTGCGTCGGTCACGCTGGTCGTGAACGGACAGGAGATGACCGGAGCAGCAACCGGGGACGGGCCGGTGGATGCGGCCATGCAGGTCCTGCGCAAGTGCGTCAGCGATGTTGCAGACATCCGTCTCGAAGAATATCACGTAGACGCAATTCAGGGTGGCACGGATGCCCTGGTCGAAGTGACAGTAAGATTAAGTAAAGACGGGAAGATAATTACTTCACGCGGCGCCCGCACCGACATCATTATGGCAAGTGTCGAGGCGATGATCGCCGGCATGAACAGACTACTGAGGGACAAGACATGAAAACCGGGGCAAAAATCCTTGTCGAATCACTCCAGCGCGAAGGAGTCGAGACCATCTTCGGCTATCCTGGCGGAGTGGTGCTGCCAATCTATGATGAACTTTACAACTCGTCATTGCAGCATATCCTTGTACGGCACGAACAGGCTGCAGCGCATGCCGCGGACGGGTATGCAAGAGCAAGCGGTCGTGTAGGTGTATGCCTCGCCACATCCGGCCCCGGTGCATGTAACCTCGTTACCGGCATCGCTACGGCCTACATGGACTCGGTTCCCATAGTAGCGCTGACCGGTCAGGTACCGACAAACCTGCTGGGAAACGATGCTTTCCAGGAGTCGGACATCACCGGCATCACGATGCCGATAACCAAGCACAACTACCTGGTGAAAAGTGCAGGGGACCTCAGCAAGGTAGTCCAGGAAGCGTTCTATATTGCCGGTACCGGACGACAAGGGCCGGTCCTGATCGACATCCCAAAGGATGTCAGTACCGGCCTGTCCGAGGATGTGAAACTGCCGGAAAAAGTCACGCTCCGGGGTTATAATCCCACGTACAAAGGGCATAAGCGCCAGATAGAGAAAGCGCTCGAACTGCTTGGGAATGCCGAGCGCCCGCTCATCTATGCCGGCGGTGGAGTCATCTCATCGAATGCCTCTTCCGAACTGGTTGAATTTGCCACCCTTGCATCCATCCCGGTCACGACCACGCTGATGGGGATCGGGTGCATCCCCTGCCATCACCCGCTAAACCTCGGCATGCTGGGAATGCATGGCACGGAATACGCAAATTTCGCGGTAACGGAATGCGATCTCATGATCGCAATTGGTGCACGGTTCGATGACCGGGTAACCGGTAAGATCGAGACGTTTGCCCCGCACGCACGGGTTATCCATATCGATATAGACCCGGCCGAGATAGGAAAGAACAAGCGCATCGATGTGCCTATTGTTGGGGACGTGAAAGCGGTTTTAAAAGACATGCTGGCGTTCATGAAGAAACGGGATGCCCATGAGATCTGGTTAAAGAAGATCAAATACTGGAAACAGCACCACCCGCTCAAATGCCCGTCAAACGGTGCACTGCACCCGCAGTATATCATCAGGACCCTGAGTGAGCTTGTGAAAGACAAGGCAGTTATCGTGTCCGAAGTCGGGCAGAACCAGATGTGGACTGCGCAGCACTTCTGTTTCCACAACCCACGAACATGGATCACATCGGGCGGTCTTGGCACGATGGGGTACGGTCTTCCTGCTGCAATGGGCGTGCACTATGCCCGGCCGGATGTGCCGGTCTTTGATATTGCCGGCGATGGCAGTATCCAGATGAACATCCAGGAGTTCGGCACTATTGCTTCCAATAAGATCCCGGTGAAAGTTGTCATCCTCAACAACATGTTCCTCGGCATGGTGCGGCAGTGGCAGGAACTCTTCTATGACCACCGGTACTCGTATACCGAGCTCCCGCCGGTCGACTTCGTGAAGATTGCGAATGCCTATGGCATAGAAGGAATGCAGGTCGAATCTCCGGACGAGGTACTCCCGGCACTGCAGGCCTCACTTGACTGTGACGGACCGTTTATCATGGACTTCCGGATCGAACGCGAAGAGAATGTCTTCCCCATGGTCCCGGCCGGTGCTGCAATTAACGAGATGATAGGAGGGCATCCACGGATATGAAGCCTCACACGTTATCGGTCCTTGTCGAGAACAGGGCCGGTGTCCTTTCACGGGTTACCGGGCTCTTCTCCCGGCGCGGGTTCAATATCGAGAGTCTTGCTGTTGGCCCCTGCGAAGAACCCGATATGAGTCGTATCACGATCGTTGTCATAGGGGATGACATGAAGATCGAACAGGTGATGAAGCAGCTCAACAAGCTCATCGAGGTTATCAAGGTCTCCGACCTGACGGACAGCGAGCGGGTTGAACGGGAGCTGGCTCTCATCAAGGTGACGGCAGAGCCCGGGACAACAAGGGCTGAGATCATGCAGATCGCCTCCATCTTCCGGGCCTCTATTGTTGATGTCGGGGCAAAGACCCTTATCCTCCAGGTTATCGGGGACAGCGACAAGATCGATGCCCTGGAAAAACTGTTGCGCCAGTACGGGATCAAGGAGTTTGTCCGCACGGGCACTGTCGGCATTCTCCGCGGTTCAAAGACGGTAACAAGCGGAAAATAATACTGCCGCACCAGTACAGCATCTTTTTTTATCAGTATTGCATCAGCCCGGATGGGGAAGATATTATATCAAATCCCTGAAAAGATCCAAGATAACCGGTACGGGATACCCGGGAAGTTTATACACGGTCCATATCGGCGAATGTCTTAATAAGAATCGGAGAAGAAGACTCATAAATCCGGAATACCCATGCTCGTCCTTTATGTAGACGATGAACCGTCCCTGCTTGAACTGGTAAAAGAGTTCCTTGAGCAGAACGGAGAATTCACCATAGATACTGCCACGTCTGCCTCTGAAGCTCTCGAACTCCTGAAAAGAAAAAACTACGATGCTATCATCTCCGATTACCAGATGCCCGAAGGGGATGGCATTACTTTTTTAAAAGAGATCAGATCAGCCGGCAACAGGATTCCGTTCATCATTTTCACCGGGCGGGGCCGGGAAGAAGTGGTAATCCAGGCCCTGAATAACGGGGCAGACAGTTATCTCCAGAAAGGAGGAGACCCCAAACCCCTCTTTGCCGAGCTGGCGCATGTCGTGCAGCGGGCAGTGCTGATGCGAAGGACCCTCATGACGCTTGCCGAACAGGAGCAGCGCTACCATGATATCCAGAACGCCACCGACCTTATCCAGAGTGTCAATCCAGAAGGCCATTTCCTGTTTGTCAACAAAAAATGGACCGATACCCTCGGCTATTCTGAAAAGGAACTGGAAAATCTGACAATATTTGATATCATCCATGAAGACAGTCGTCAGCATTGCATGGAGATCTTTCCCAGGGTAGTTCACGGGGAGGATGTCGGGATTATCGAGGCGGTCTTCCGGGCACGGGACGGGACGAAAGTCTTTATTGAGGGAATGGCAACCTGCCAGATCTCTGACGGGAAACCGCTTTATACACGGGGTATCTTCAAGGACGTAACAGAAAAAAAGAAGACGGAATCTGCCCTGATCGAGAGCGAGGCCCGGTACCGCAATGTGGTTGAAGACCAGACGGAACTAATCTCGCGCTGTCGGCCGGATTGGACACATGTCTTTGTCAACAATGCCTACTGCCGGTATTTCTCGACGAGCCGGGAGGAGATTATCGGCAGACGCATATTCCCGGAAATCCCCCCGGAAGACCTGTCAAAAATACATGAACATTTTGCCTCCCTTACGAGGCAGCAGCCGGTTGCCCGTATATCACATCGCATCTTCCTTCCGGGTGGAGAGGTAAGATGGCAGGAATGGACCAACCGGGCGATCTTCGATGATTCAGGGACACTCATAGAATACCAGTCGGTTGGGCGCGATATCACCGATCTGAAAATGGCAGAGCAGGAACTGCTCCGGAAGAACGAGGAAATTCATGCCGCATACGAGCAGATCTCTGCAGCCGAAGAAGAATTGCGCGGGCAATACATGGAACTTGTTTCAAGCGAGAAGCGGATCCGCGACAGCGAGGAGAAATACCGGACACTCTTCAACAATACCTCCGATGAAGTCTATACCCATGAACTACAGTCTGACGGTATGCCGGGAAACTTTCTTGAAGTCAATGACATCATGTGCAGTAAGCTGGGATACTCCCGGGAAGAACTGCTTGGCATGACGGTCCGCGATATCGTGTCTGATTCCCATAAGAAAATGATGGGAGAGATTAAAGAACATTTTTCAGAAACGGATGTATCAACCTTTTACGGCGAGCATAAACGGAAGGATGGATCTGTTTTCCCGGTTGAGATCACTATCCGGCGGATTCGTTTATCGGGAAAAAAGATCGTTCTTGCTGCTGCGAGGGATATCACCGACCGCAGGGCTGCAGAAGAAGCATTGCGCGAACAGGAAGTGATGTTCCGGGTTATTTTCGATAACAGCCCGTATCCCATTTCCATCAACAATATACCTGATGGCAAATTCCTTGCAGTCAATGCAGCATTTCTCAGGAGCAGTGGTTTTTCAACAGCTGAAATCCTTGGAAAGAACCCGTATGAGCTGGGTCTGCTCTCCCTGATTGATTATGGCAGGCTCGGTTCTCACCTGGTAGTGAAAGGAAAGATCGAGAATATGCCCATGGTCCTGACCGGGAAAGGTGGGAAACGGGTCCACGTCTTATTCTCAACTCTCCCGGTTACCATCAATGACCATGCAGCAATCCTGACCGTAACCGCAGAGATAACCAAGCTGAAAAGAGTCGAGGAAGAGCTTCTCCGCAAAAACGAAGAGATCAATACTGCATACCAGGAACTGAAAACTACTGAAGATGAGCTCCGGCAGAATTATGATGAGCTGAGCAAAAAAGAGCAGGCTCTCAAGGCCGGCCGGGAAGAGTACCGGGCAATGTACAATGATAACCCCATAATGCTCTTCACTATGAATACTGACGGGATTATCATATCAGTTAACCAGTTCGGGGCAGCTTCGCTCGGGTATACCATCGAAGAACTGAAGGGTCGGCCGGTACTGGATGTATTCTATCCCGATGACCGCCCGGCAGTTACCAACCAGTTCAGGATATGCCTGCAGTCGCCCGGGGAAATCTTTTCCTGGCAGTTCCGCAAGATCCGGAAAGACAACAGCCTTCTCTGGGTTGATGAGCGCGCCCGGGCAGTCCCGGGACCTGACGGGACTCTCACGGTTCTGGTTGTCTGCCAGGATATCACTGACCAGAAACGGGTGCAGGACGAACTTGTGCTCCTCAAAATCTCTGTTGATGCAGCCTATGACGAAGTATTCTGGCTCGATTTTGCAGGAAATATCCTGTACGCAAATGATGCGGCCTGCCGTAACACCGGTTATTCCTGGGAGGAATTCCGGCATATGAAAATTTTTGCACTGGATCCCGATTACAATCCGGAAATCTATGAAAAGGCAGTTTCTGATCTGAGGGCAAACAAGTCCCGCTTTTTTACAACGCGTCACCGGTGTAAGAATGGTTCCCTCCTCGATGTCGAGATTATGTCGGTTTATGTCAACAAAGACAACCGGGAATACAGTTTCTCCTTTGTACGCGATATCACGGAAAGGAAACGCACTGAACAGACACTTGAGGTGACAAACCGCAAGCTCAGTCTTCTCAACAGTATTACCCGTCATGATATCCTCAATAATATCACGGTTCTTGCCGGTTACCTCAGCCTGGCCCGTGAATCGGCGGTAGATCCGAAGATGGCGAAATATCTCGAAAAACTGGAAACTGCCAAGGACAATGTCGTCAGCCAGATCGAGTTCACGAGAATTTACCAGGACCTGGGTACCATGGCCCCCATCTGGCAGGATCTCGGGCGACTGATGGAAAAACTCCCGGCTTCACCCGGCCTGACCCTCCAGGCCGAATGCAAGGATGTCATCGTGTACGCTGACCCGATTCTCGAAAAAGTCTTTTTCAATCTTCTTGATAACAGCGTCCGGCACGGGAAACATGTAACACTCGTCCGGGTATCGGCACATGAATCTCCTGACGGTCTCATTATCGCGTGGGAAGATGACGGGACAGGCATTCCGGAGAATGAGAAAGAGCGGATATTTATCAAGGGGTACGGAAAAAATACCGGGCTTGGCCTCTTCCTCTCACGGGAAATCCTCTCCATTACCGGCATGACCATAAAAGAGAGCGGCACTCCCGGGAAAGGAGCCAGTTTTGAGATTACAGTACCCGGAAATGCGTACCGGATTGATCATAACAGACCGTGAAAAGCCGGCTGAGCCTGTTGCAGATCCTGGCCAGTATACCTGACTGGATTTCCGGACTGCCTCACAGTCTCCTCCTGTACCAGCCGAAGAACAGAATTACCTCCAGGAGAACAATCACGATACCGATCAGGGCCGTGTTATGTCGGATGAGATCAATAAGCCAGCTGAACATACTGACATTCGTTATCATGGCCGGTTTGGATGCAGGAAGTTATGCTGCACGCTGTTGTTGATCCGCCAGCCGTTGCAGAGTTTACTGCAGCAGATGCAGGGAAGAGTACAACGAGCAGCGTGATAATGCAAAGACAAACCAAAAAATCGACCGTGAAGGCTGGTACTGCAGCTGCATTCTTTTGCATTATTTCATTCGGAAGATTGATACCCTGATCCGGTAAAACCAGAGAAGAGGCCCATCATGAAACGTAAGATCATCAGTATAGATGAGACAAAATGCAACGGGTGCGGCCAGTGCATCCCGGACTGCCCGGAGGGAGCACTCCAGATTATTGACGGCAAAGCCCGGCTCGTGAGCGACCTTTTCTGCGATGGTCTCGGTGCCTGCATCGGCACCTGCCCGGAAGGTGCGATATCCGTAATCGAGCGGGATGCGGTTCCCTACGACGAGTACGCAGTGATGGAAACCATCATAAAACAGGGAACTCCCGTTATCAGAGCGCATCTCGAACACCTTGCCGGCCACGGGCAAAGCGCGTTCTATAACCAGGCCATCGAATTCCTGATCGAGAGAAGCATACCCGTACCCGACCATATGCCGCCGGAGCAAAAGGTAAGATCTGTCGCGTCCTGCAATACTCAGGCCGGCAGGATGGGAGAAGGGGTCTGCCATGCCGGGCCCCATGAACCCCGCCCGTTCGCTGCCTGCCCGGGATCTGCGGCCCGGAGCATCCCGCGGGAGCGCGGCATGGGGCTACGCCAGCCATCTGGCGACATGACGACATCAGAACTCCGGCAGTGGCCCATCCAGCTGGCGCTCTTAAACCCGCAGGCCCCATATTTCGATAACGCCGACCTGCTCATATCTGCCGACTGTGTGCCGTTTTCGTATGCAAATTTCCATGCAGAGTTCCTGAAGGGCAGGATCCTCATCATGTTCTGCCCGAAACTCGATCCAGATATTGAGGGATATATCGACAAACTCACCACAATTTTCAGTAGCCACACAATCCGGTCGATCACGCTTCTCCACATGGAAGTTCCCTGTTGTAGCGGAGTGCGGTACGTGGTGGACAAGGCGCTGGCAAAAGCAGGGATCACGATCCCGGTTGACGAGAGGACGATAACGATTGACGGTAGCGTCAGGTAATCAGAGACCTGCTATTCATAACAGACAGATATCCGGGACGGTCATATTTTCGGGCCCGGAGAATTCCCGCATTTCCCCGGGTATTTCCCGTCATTGACATCGCGGACACGGCACGGGGGAATCATTCCGTTTCCCGCTGGAAAAAATACCATTACTATTCCGGTTATTAAACATCCGGTCGGATCCGGAATATCCCTTATCGTTCAACATGGGAAAATTTCCACCGGTTTTTTATAACGGTGTGCATTCTGATATTATGGAGAATATTGCTGACTGCAGTATTATGGTTCCGGTGGAATGCGGCAACGGTTCAAATATGAGTGGATCGGTATATCAATATATCAAAGGGTACCGGTTCACGGAAATCACAATCCAGGAACCGGAAAGGAAGTATCATGTTTCCCGAAAAACAAACTGACCGCGGATCTGCCGAAATGATAGGGATGCTTCTCCTTGTCTCTGTTATTGCTTGCGGCATTGGCATGATTGCCGTAATATTCTCTTCCCAGACCCTGCCGCAGCAGATCCCTGCCGTAAATCTCAGGTTCAGCTCGGCTGAAAATTATCTCACGATTTACCACATGGGGGGTGATACCATTCCCGAAGGAAAGTACCTTGTCCGGATCAATAACAAGGATATTTCATCGGGTCAACTGATCAAATCACCAACGTCCTCCGGCAACTGGGCACCGGGAGAAACAGTCACCATCGCACAGCCAGGACTTTCGCCGTCATCCTATATCCAGGTCATTTACCTGAATGGCGACACACAGCAGGTTCTTGCAACGAACAGCACAGCATAACTGTCCTGTTGCCCCGTTCTACCCGTAACCGGGGAATATCTTCCCGGGCTTGCGACCTGACCTGTATACCTCCAGTGATTTACGTAATCTGTCGAATACGGATCGGTTCCGGTTTGTAGTAAACCACATGTTTAATAAATAAGCCAAATCCGATTATAACTAACATGAGAGCTTCAGCTGAACGGAAACGCCGGGACCAGGCATTGTCTGAGGTAGTCGGATTTGTCCTGCTCCTTGCCGTCGTGGTCTCCGCGTTATCCATCTGGATGACTTATGTTGTCCCTGCCAATGGCCGGGAAGCAGAGATCACCCAGATGAATGCCGTCAAGGACGGGTTCACGGATTACAAGTTCAGCCTTGACTCACTCTGGACAAACAACCAGACCGGCGTAACGCTCTCCACAAACTTCAATCTCGGCACTCCCGGCAGTAACACGCAGGCGGGGGGTCCTTTCATGTTTACCAAACCCATTGCATCATCAGCCTCCCTTTCCGTCCAGGATCCCGGGGATACGCTGATGATCAACAGCAGTTCTGCCACAACGGATATGGTGATGAACATGGGCACGGTGGAGTACCAGTCCATGAATAATTACTGGATCCAGGAGTCATACGTTTACGAAACGGGAGGGGTATTCCTCCAGCAGGATGAAGGCTCTGTCTGCCGCATCTCCCCACCGTTCTCTATTGTCAGGGCAAACAACGGAACAGCGGACGTAGCGTACGTGAACCTTGTCCCAATACGGGTACTGGCCGGGGGTTCAGTCTCGGGCAATGGCCCGGTCCGGATTGATTCCATGATGCAGACCGTATCGCAAAAAGCAACTCTCCAGCCCAACTACTGGGTGAATATCTCGTTCAATATGTCCGATAAACAGTCAGCACTCATGATGATGAATATGCTCAACGAGACCCGGATACGCGGCAACATAACGGAAAGTTCATGGTATAAGTGCGGGGTCTCTGAGAATCCCGTGACCAAACGCGGTACCGCATTTATGCGGATCGAAGGCCCCCTTGGATCAACAAATCCTGATGTTTACCTGACCCTGAGGACCGTAGATTATGTTGTTACCCTCAATAACATTGCTTCGGTAATATCATGAAGGAACAAAGAACAGCCACGCAGGGGAACCCGGCACTACCCGGGCAGGATGGCACATCAGGAGTATCTGAAGTGGTCGGTGCGATCCTTCTGGTTGCGGTTGTGGTAATTATGGTTGGAATTATCGCGGTTTACTTTAACTCGCAGACGCCGGCCCAGGAGATCCCCAATGTCAACTTCATGATCGGCATAAACAACCAGAATCCCCCTACCCTTTTCCTTACCCACAATGGAGGGAACACACTGACGGACGGCACGTTTTCGGTCTATGTTGACGGGGTGCTGAAATCATACACCATTCAGGACGGCGGCACCACGTGGTCGATCGGGAAAAGCCTGGTAATACCCCTCCCCTCCGGGGCAGCTCCGCAAAATATCGCCCTCGTGTATAATACATCTGCAACAGGAACCACGGTAATTGGATCTGCAGCTGCCAACCTGTCGGCACCGCTCGGCCATATCCCGGTATATAATCTTCAGTTCCCGACCCCGACCCCGACACCGAGTTCAGAAGGTTATATAATAAATTCCGCTGGCAGTATCATGAATTCCAGTTATTTTATCCCGGCGATCCAGCAGAACCTGACAAATAACCGCATCTCGTTTTATAAATCCGGCATTCCCGGAAAAGGAAACGGAGCACTGGGGTTATCCTGTCACGGTATGTGTTATGATAACACCAGATGGACACGTAATTTCA encodes the following:
- a CDS encoding type IV pilin N-terminal domain-containing protein, which produces MKEQRTATQGNPALPGQDGTSGVSEVVGAILLVAVVVIMVGIIAVYFNSQTPAQEIPNVNFMIGINNQNPPTLFLTHNGGNTLTDGTFSVYVDGVLKSYTIQDGGTTWSIGKSLVIPLPSGAAPQNIALVYNTSATGTTVIGSAAANLSAPLGHIPVYNLQFPTPTPTPSSEGYIINSAGSIMNSSYFIPAIQQNLTNNRISFYKSGIPGKGNGALGLSCHGMCYDNTRWTRNFTFMVTDTTDSSYITYNTPGSPLTYSLDYGDIVTISFSSSDVSYVTAFGIAPQIWEFAAAPAGVQIKFANGTVRTTAKNTELVHTYVAKYSMVESTLVIDDWGNSDTSLMVNQTQRILGLSSTDIGLVNIEPVPVGLFVIHIDTSNNNVYFVGTADGIYYNNVRQTFL